The Alkalihalobacillus sp. LMS6 genomic interval ATTTTTCAAATTGATTTTTTATAAAAAAACGGAGCAACCGCTGTTAAGCCATATGTATGAGGGTGAAAAATTTGTTCCGTGCTTCCAACAAACAAGAGGCCTTCTTGTCGTAACGCATTACTCAGTTTCCTGAAAATAACTTGCTTCGTTTCCTCCGTGAAATAAATGCAAACATTTCGACAGATGATGACGTCCATTTGCTCTGGATAGTCATCATGAATAAGATCAATGATCGAAAAAGACACCCTGTTTTTAAGTTCATTTGACACATGAAATCCATCGATTTTTTTACTCACATATTCAGAATGAAGTTGCTGATCGAACGGAGGTGTTGTTTGAAATGAGTAAACCCCATTTTTCGCTTTTGCGATGATCGACTCATCTAAGTCCGATGCAAAAAGACGTTGATTCTCAAGAGGGAGATTGTTTGATTTGCAAAGCATCGCCACTGTATAAGCTTCTTCTCCAGAAGAACAAGCTGAACTCCAAATGCGCAAAGGTTGATTGTGCTGCTTGTAATGGGACTGAAGCAAGTGAACAAACGTCTCCCAACGATCCGCATTACGAAAAAACGATGTGACGTTTATCGTCATCTTTTCCTTGCATTCACGCAATAAATCTGGTCGCTCTTTTACCGCTTGTCCAAACATAGCCATATCTGGCATTTTATGCTTGACGCTTAACGATCGCAATCGCCTCTCCATTTGCGAGCGCTTGTAGGCGTTAAGCTGAATCCCTGTTAGTTCTTCAAAGATCGTTGAAAACACCAAATAGTCATCGTTAGCATGCATGACTGTACCTTCACTTTCATTTTATTTAACAGTGTAACATGAAACTCGGTTTGATCGGAATTGTTACGTGAGTATTGGTTTGAAAAAAACAAAAAACCTTCATGGCTTTCACCTTGAAGGTTGACAAACATTATTTACACCCAAACGTCTGAATTTTTTTCATACGTCGATAATTCGTCTTCAGAAAAGAAAATCGACATTTCACGCGCTGAACTCTCTGTTGAATCAGAACCGTGAATAATGTTCATTCCAACTTGTACAGCATAATCACCGCGAATCGAACCTGGTGCTGCTTCCGCTGGGTTTGTTGCGCCAATTAGTTGACGAGAGATTTTTACAACTTGATCCCCTTCCCACACCATCGCAAAAACAGGTCCAGACGTAATGAAACTCACTAGTTCGTTAAAGAACGGCTTTTCTCGATGTTCGCCATAATGTGTTTCTGCTGTTTCTTTGCTTAACGTGACGAGCTTTCCAGCGACTAGTTTAAATCCTTTTTGCTCGAAACGAGAAACAATCGCTCCAATTAAGTTACGCTGAACTCCATCTGGTTTAATCATGATATATGTACGTTCCAACATTCCTACCCCACTTTATCTTTATTTGATATTCTGTTTGCTCTTTTAGTATAGCAAAACAAGTAAGCGCTAACAATAAAAATAGCGAAAATATTCGTTTTTTCAATGATTTTGACGTTTTTCTGGAAAAATGAATCGTTTAATCCGAAAACTGGCTTGGTTCTACTAGGAAATATAGTGAATGGAACTAGGGGTATGTAAACCTTATTTTTCTCTCATGTCTTTCTCATTCGCGCTAATGGCGACTCGGACGGGAAAAGCAACAGTCCGAAAATCCAAGCGTGATGTTATCGAAAGGGTTGAAGCGTTGCCCGCAGAAAGCGTCCACCCGCGCGATGAGTGACGAATATAATATGAATTAAACGGATATTCCTTTAACCTATACATGTTCCACGTTCATTTCCACATAAAAAAGCACTAAAGGGTTGTCGTCCTTTAGCGCATCATTCGTTCTTAATATTTTCTGCGTCCGATATAAGCCGCAACTTGTTTTAATTGATTTTTTGCATCGCAATCCGGAAACTCATTTAACAGTGTGTACGCTTTGTTTAAGTAGCGATCGCTTAAATCTTGCGCGTATTCGATCCCACCAGAGTCTCTCACATCTTGAAGAAACGGCTCCATATCAATCGTTTTTGCTGTTTCTTTTGTCAATGCTGATCGTAGCGCTTCTTTGAACGTTTCATTCGTTTCCATAGCATAAAGTGCTGGGAGGGTTACGTTTCCTTGTCTCAAATCCCCGCCTGCAGGTTTTCCAAGCTGCTCTTTTGTTCCAACAAAATCTAAAATATCATCCATTATTTGATAAGACATGCCAAGAAAATAGGCGAAATAATACATTTGCTGCTGTAGCTCTTTTTCTACATTCGCCGCAATTGCTCCAAGTTGGGAACTAACAGCAATAAGCAACGCAGTTTTTCGTTTAATTCGTCTAAAGTATGTCCGAATCGTTTGATCCCAGTTATATTGATCGCGGATCTGTTCTACCTCACCAAGGCACATTTGATGCATCGCATCCGAAATAATGACATGGACTTGTTTTTCTTGAAACGCTTTCGTTGTTTCAATTGCATGTCCAAAAATATAATCCCCAGTATACATAGCAACGCGGTTATCCCATCTTGCCATAACTGTTTCATTTCCTCTGCGAAGAGATGCATTATCGATCACATCATCATGTACAAGAGAGCCCATATGAATAAGTTCAAGCGAAACTGCAATATGTTTTAACTGTTCTAAATCATACGTCCCAAACTTTCCTGCTAACAGGACTAGCACCGGTCTGATACGTTTTCCGCCAGCTTTTAATAAGTCTGTGGAAGCTTCAGTTAAAACTGGGTGTTCAGCCGACAGCGTACGCTCTAATATGGATTCAATGTATTCAATATCTGTTTGAAATTCTTTATATATATCTGCTAACTTCATGAACGCCACCCTTACGCAGCTAATAAGACTGCTAATTTTAAATCAAATCTTGCTTTCACCACTTGGTGAATATGAGTACGGGATGTTCAATAAAGTCTTTCTTTTCTAGCGAAAATCATTGCTCCTCACACTCAAAACACGTTATTCAGCCTTCACTTCTTTGACACTTACCTTGCCTATATTTTAACCGAAACCCTTTCGTGCTAATCAGATGATCAAATCACCCAAAGCGCAACAGCAACATATCAACAAATGCAAATGCAAAAAGGAGAACAGATAACGTCCCGTTCATAGGAAAAAATGCCAATTGAACGCGCGACAGATCATCCTTTGTTACAATCGAATGCTGATAAATCATAATGATACCAGCAACAAGAACACCTATTAAATAAAACCAGCTAAGAGGAGAATTGAAAAACAATAAAACAAAAAAAAGAAAGCTTACAACATGAAATCCTCTAGCAATCATAAGCGCTTTCGCAACCCCAAATCGACTCGGTATTGAATGCAACCCGTTTGCTGCATCATAGTCTGCATCTTGCGTAGCATACACTGTATCAAATCCAGCTAACCAGAAAAGAACAGCACCAAATAGTAAAAATGGCGTTAGCGAAAGTTCTCCCGTCACTGCTACCCATCCACCGAGAGGCGCAATCCCGATTGTAATTCCTAATACGACATGACATAGCCAAGTAAAACGCTTTGTATAAGAATAGAATACGAGAAAAAACACGGCAATCGGTAATAAATAGACTGATAGTAAATTAAGATTAAACGCCGCTAAAAAAAGAAGCGCAAACGATGCAACGATAAAAATCCATACATCTGCTTTGGATAATAATCCAGCCGGAATCTCTCGTGACGCAGTCCGCGGGTTATGCTTATCAATTTTCGCATCAATCACGCGGTTTAATGACATAGCCGCACTTCTTGCTCCAATCATCGCAATTGTTACCCAAAACCATTGCCATAGCGTTGGAAATTGTCCATTCACAACGAGACTCCCTAACAACATCGCAAAAAAAGCAAATGGAAGCGCAAAAATCGTATGTTCAATTTTTATCATTCGCATAAATGTTTTTGTTTTTGATCCTACTGCAGTTCCCATGATTTTGTCTTCCCCTCTTACTAGCTAGACTTCGGTTTCTGTCCTAAATGCATGGATGCGACACCACCTGTATAGCTCTTCACTTCAATTCCAGTCATGCCAGCTTCTTGAAACATTTTTGCAAGCTTCTCTCGATCTGGAAATTGGAGTGTTGATTCATGTAACCATGCGTATTCATCATACTTTTTCACTAAAACTTTGCCAGCAAGAGGCATCACATGTTTAAAATAAAAGAAATAAAGCTGCTTAAACCCGGGAATAGTCGGTTGCGAAGTTTCTAAACAGACAATTTTCCCACCTGGCTTTGTTACTCTAACCATTTCTTTTAACACTTGCATATAGTCTGGTACATTTCGTAGTCCAAATCCAATTGTTACATAATCAAATGTGTCGTTTTCAAATGGAAGCTCCATTGCATTTCCTTGAATAAGCTCAACGTTCTTTATGTTTTGTTGCTCGACTTTTTCTTTTCCTACTAGCAACATATTTTCACTAAAATCGAGTCCTACGACTTTACCGCTATCACCAACAGCTTCACTTAGTGCAATGGACCAATCCGCAGTTCCACAGCAGACATCCAGAGCCGAACTATTTTCTTTAACCGCCATTCGTGTCATCGTATCTTTGCGCCACGCTTTATGCCGTTGAAGGCTAATAACAGAATTCATCATGTCATATCTCTTGTGAATGGATTGAAAGACACGATGAACCCGTTCTTCCTTAGGGTGGTTCATTTAACGGTCCTCCTCAGTCAAACGAAAAAAATCAGTCAAAAATTGGTCAAGTGTATCGTTGCGTGTAGTATCAATCGACTGCTTTAGCTTCTCTTCGC includes:
- the ndk gene encoding nucleoside-diphosphate kinase, encoding MERTYIMIKPDGVQRNLIGAIVSRFEQKGFKLVAGKLVTLSKETAETHYGEHREKPFFNELVSFITSGPVFAMVWEGDQVVKISRQLIGATNPAEAAPGSIRGDYAVQVGMNIIHGSDSTESSAREMSIFFSEDELSTYEKNSDVWV
- a CDS encoding UbiA-like polyprenyltransferase, translating into MGTAVGSKTKTFMRMIKIEHTIFALPFAFFAMLLGSLVVNGQFPTLWQWFWVTIAMIGARSAAMSLNRVIDAKIDKHNPRTASREIPAGLLSKADVWIFIVASFALLFLAAFNLNLLSVYLLPIAVFFLVFYSYTKRFTWLCHVVLGITIGIAPLGGWVAVTGELSLTPFLLFGAVLFWLAGFDTVYATQDADYDAANGLHSIPSRFGVAKALMIARGFHVVSFLFFVLLFFNSPLSWFYLIGVLVAGIIMIYQHSIVTKDDLSRVQLAFFPMNGTLSVLLFAFAFVDMLLLRFG
- the hepT gene encoding heptaprenyl diphosphate synthase component II; the protein is MKLADIYKEFQTDIEYIESILERTLSAEHPVLTEASTDLLKAGGKRIRPVLVLLAGKFGTYDLEQLKHIAVSLELIHMGSLVHDDVIDNASLRRGNETVMARWDNRVAMYTGDYIFGHAIETTKAFQEKQVHVIISDAMHQMCLGEVEQIRDQYNWDQTIRTYFRRIKRKTALLIAVSSQLGAIAANVEKELQQQMYYFAYFLGMSYQIMDDILDFVGTKEQLGKPAGGDLRQGNVTLPALYAMETNETFKEALRSALTKETAKTIDMEPFLQDVRDSGGIEYAQDLSDRYLNKAYTLLNEFPDCDAKNQLKQVAAYIGRRKY
- a CDS encoding demethylmenaquinone methyltransferase, producing MNHPKEERVHRVFQSIHKRYDMMNSVISLQRHKAWRKDTMTRMAVKENSSALDVCCGTADWSIALSEAVGDSGKVVGLDFSENMLLVGKEKVEQQNIKNVELIQGNAMELPFENDTFDYVTIGFGLRNVPDYMQVLKEMVRVTKPGGKIVCLETSQPTIPGFKQLYFFYFKHVMPLAGKVLVKKYDEYAWLHESTLQFPDREKLAKMFQEAGMTGIEVKSYTGGVASMHLGQKPKSS
- a CDS encoding protein-glutamate O-methyltransferase CheR gives rise to the protein MHANDDYLVFSTIFEELTGIQLNAYKRSQMERRLRSLSVKHKMPDMAMFGQAVKERPDLLRECKEKMTINVTSFFRNADRWETFVHLLQSHYKQHNQPLRIWSSACSSGEEAYTVAMLCKSNNLPLENQRLFASDLDESIIAKAKNGVYSFQTTPPFDQQLHSEYVSKKIDGFHVSNELKNRVSFSIIDLIHDDYPEQMDVIICRNVCIYFTEETKQVIFRKLSNALRQEGLLFVGSTEQIFHPHTYGLTAVAPFFYKKSI